Sequence from the Candidatus Marsarchaeota archaeon genome:
CCTTAGGATTTTCTTCTTTAATGCTTTTAGTCTTTGCAGAATCTTTCGCTTTCTTGGCATTTTTAGACATGCGTTCCTGCATGGCTTTGTTTCTTTCAATAATGCGCATTGCCTTTGTGCCAAGTTTTATGTCTTCCGGCAGCGCAATGCCTATTTCAAGCTTTGCAAACTCCAGATCACTGTGCCTCAGCGTTCCGTAGCCATAACTGTCGCTGTGGTAAAGCATGCCTTTTGATGGGGTGCGCCTGTTTATCTGAGTCTTGTTTGCCGCTGCATGCACCACGAACATGTCTTCGCCGTTGTAGCCCTTGGCTTTGGCATTGCTTATAGCCACGCTTAGGACTTTCCTCGCTATTGCTGCGCACTTCATCGGGTACCTGCCCTTCATGCCTCCAAGCTCGTGCCTTGAGCCCATGCCCTTGTTGTTTGTCCTGAATCTAACTGCTGCTTCGCCGTCTATGACTTTCTGCAGATCTTGGAGAGCCTGGGCCGCATTCTTATAGCGTATGTAGTCGCACACTGCAGCCATGTCCTTGAAACTGGCATTTATGTCTTTTAGACCGGAAAATACAACCTTGTCTGTTTTTATGTTAAAGGAGTAATTCACTTAGCACACCTCACTTCTGCGATAAGAACTTGCTGCCACGAGTTGCCTTTATTCCTGGCGCAGAATGCTGCACGCGCCTTGTAGAGTATACAAACTCGCCAAGCCTGTGCCCAAGCATGTTTGGCTCTATTGTAAGGCGCTGGTATTCCTTACCGTTATAAATATCAAATTGGATTCCGACCCATGAGGGCAGTATTAGCGCTTCCCTAGTCTGCGTCTTTATGGGCTTGCGGTTGCCCGACGCAATGACCCTGGCGACTTTTTCGTTGAGCTTCCGCAGCTGCAGCGAATTTCTTTTCAGCCAGCGCCTCTGCCTTGATTTCACAGTACTTAAGTAGGCTTCGGCGCTAAGCTTCGCTGCCTCTGCTGGAATTCTGCCTCTATATGCTATTCTTTCTGCCATCTGAATCCTTTATCTTTAATTTCATTTCTTCTTGCGGCCCCTTGCCTGCTTTACTCTTGAAACGAAGCCATCGGAATCCACATAGTACAGGTATCCTTCAGCTCTTTCTACTTTTTCGTTGCCTACGCGGGCCTTCCTGCCTGACTTGTTTGCCCTGGTCGGATTCTGCCATACGTAACCATCCTTGCCAAGGTAGTACAGGTATCCTTCCTCTCTCTTTATTGCTTCTCTTGAAATTCTCTCGGCCATGTTAACACCTTAATATTATAACGAGCGAAGCCTTTAAATTATAGACTTTCCGCGTTCTTTACTTTTGTTAAGCGGCCGGATTGCCCGTGCATGGACAAGGATTATATTGATGCCGGAAATATTAATATACCTTTCGTCGCATGCTGCCTGAATTTATTTTACATTTACCTGGTTGAACCCGAACTTTGGCGCGAAATCGTTGTATATGCTTACGGATTCCTTTGCGGTTTCAAGGTCCGGGTCTACATCCATTGCAGTTACGGTGTTAAATATGCGCTCCATCGTCAGCTCCTTGTTTGCAGCAACAAGGAATGTTATTGCTAGTATGTATACGTAATGGTTCTTGTATTTCAGCATGCCTACGCCGTTTATGATTATCCTGTCTACTTCTACGTCAGCACCACGAAATATTCGCTCTATGTTGCTTTTTGTTATTTCTTTGCCTGCAAGGTCTAGCACTCCAGCAGCAACGAAGTACGGAAGCAGCTTGTTCGCTAGCTGCATTGGTATGAGCTTGTTTACCATCTCCAAGCCGCGGCTTTCCTCGCGCTTCAGTAGGTATTCAGACACCGAAGTAAGCATTTTTATTGACTTGTCCATATAGCCTTGAAGTGTTTCGCCTTCTTCCATAAGTTTGCACCTTTGTTTAGTCTGCGAGTATATTGACGCCAGAGGATGTTATCTGGTACGGGACATTAGACAGCCTGTGCGAAGAGTTTCTGAGCTTTGATATCTCTATCAGGTATTGCGCAGATCCGTTGGACTGGTTAACCGCAAGCTTTATGAGGCCATCGAACATTGAGGTTCCGTAGAGGCCTGTGTCGCTTACAAGCACCCTTTCCGGTGTAGCTTCCGCAGTTATGAATGCTGTGATATTTTCCGACTTGAATGCTTCTGTCATGTAGGTTATTGCGCGTGTGTATGTCCTGTCCGAATCCATTACCGGCCTGAGGCTGCTCATGGAGTCGAATACCACTATGCCTGACTTGTTCTCGTTAACAACACCTATTACGTCGTCAGCCACAAACTTCTGGAAATTTTCCCTGCCTTTGAATTCCTCTATGATTGGTTTGTGCACTATGTGTATGAGCTTTTTATCGACAAGGTCCGAAAAGTCCTCAAACGCATAAAAGGCGTTTGTCGCATTCTCGATTATGTCCTCGGCAGTCTCTTCTGTAGTTATGAATGTCGTCGGCCTCTCCAGCCTGGCGTTATGATATAATATTTCCAATGTCATAAGGGTTTTGCCTGTTCCAGGGCCACCCAGAATCAGCACCTGCGAATTTATAGGAATGCCGCCCGCTATTATCCTGTCCAGACCAGGTATGCCGGTCTTGAGCCTTTTTGTCACGCCAGATTCTTGATCCACGTTCATAACAATCACCATTTAGCTTGATCCTGGAATTTTTATTACGAATATGCCTTCGTCCTTGAATTCATAAGGCACGACATTGAAGCTGTGTCCAGTGCCCCTCATTTTTATGACCTCTAACGAAAGCGTGCGGTTGCTTCCCTCGCCGCTCAGATAGAGAGCAATTATTCCGTCGTAAATGAAAAACTCAGGTTGAAATATGAGATTTTGCGACATGGGCGTGCTTACCTCTACAGTAAGCATTGAGGTTACATGGAGCCTGCGCAGTATCTTTACCAGGTCCATAGAAATATTCCTGTATTCCAGCGGGTCTTTTATAAGCAGGCTGACTGCAGATATAGAATCTACAACGACCCTCGATGCTCCGGTAGAAGTTATTACCGATTCTATATTCGATATCCACGTGCCAAATGCGTAGGTATTGTTGTCTGTATTCTTAGCTATGTATCCCTGCTCTACGTCGTTTCCGAATATCTGCAGCTTTTTGCTAGCAATAAGGTCGTCAATGTCCGTCATTTTAGGGAACGCGGTTTTTGCGTTCTCTATGATCATGTTTGTCTCCTCTTCCAGGGAGAATAATATTCCTGTTTCGCCGTTTTTTGCATTGCTGTACAAGAATTCGAATGCCATTAGTGTTTTGCCTGCACCGGGGCCGCCGGCAATGATTACCTGATTTCCCTCTGGTATGCCGCCGTCTATCATTAAGTCTAGATTTTTTATGCCAGTCGCAACGCGGTTCCTCATGCTATCCCGTAGGCTATACTTTTATTATGTACAGCTATTTAATATAACTTTTTGTTTTTGCTTTAACGCGTTTGATGGCAATGTGCATTGCAGCACATTATTTTTTCTTTCTTCCTACGCGCCTGGCTGCTATATGGCCTACCTTCCTTCCTGGCGGTGCATTTCTGGAAGTCATGCTGCTTTTGCCTTTATGATGCTGTTTGCCTCCAAATGGGTGGTCCACCGGATTCATTTTGACTCCACGATTCCTTGGCCATGTGGTATTAAGCACATGGTACATATAGTGGCTCTTTCCCGCTTTTACTATCGGCTGGTCTGTAATTCCTCCGCCAGCAGTCATGCCTAATTGGGCCCTGCACCTGAGATTTAGCGTCGTTGTGCTTTTTGATGGAAGTTGCACGGTTGCCCCTGTGCTTGATTTTGATGTTATTATTGCGAATGTGCCTGCCGAGCGGACAAGCTTGCCCCCATCTCCCGCAGTAGCCTCCAAATTGTATATTGGTATGCCTTCAGGTATGTCCTTGAGCTCTAGTATGCTGCCAAGCGTTGGCTTTGCGTCAGGGCCAGCATAAATCTTGTCCCCTATCTTTATGCCTTCAGGAGCTATTGCGAAGCTGCGGTCAAAATTTTCATACATTAAGCACATGAGCGGCGCAGTGTGGCCGGGATGATTGAAAATGTCTACCACTTCTGCGGTTGTAGACTTTTCCGGGCTTATGTCATAGCTTACGCTTATGTCGAAAGTATTGGGCAGTTTCCTGTAAAGATTTGAGCCCTTGCCTCGCCTTTGCTGCCTTAATTTTTTACCCATGGTTCTACACCAACTTTAGTTTCATTGCAATATCGCTGGCCTTGCTATCCTTTGAAAGGGTTATAAATGCCTTTTTGTCGTTGTACGGCATCCTTACAGTATGCACGCTGCTGACCTTGACTTTGAACACCCTTTCAAATTCATCTTTTATCTCTTTTTTTGTAGATCTGCTGTCCACTATATACACAAGTGTATTGTTCTTCGATATCATGTTCACTGCTTTTTCAGTAGCAAGTGGATATTTTAAATTTGACATGCTCATGCCTTTTTGGATTTTATAAGCGCTGCATTATCTATTGCGGAATCAAGCCCTTCGATGGCGTTTTTGCTCCAGATGACATTCCTTATCGTAGTGCCACCGGGTGCCAGCGCCGAGACTGTCAGCTTTGATAGCGTGCTTGTTACTACCCCTTTGATATTTCCTGCTGGCTTGAAATTGCCTTCTTTGTCTGACGTCACTACGAGCACAAGTTTTCTGTACTTGCGTGCGCCTGTTGGACTTGACCTTTTTTGCTTCATGTTTTCTATTTCTTTATAGACTTCTATTGCCTTAAGGAATTTTACGAAATCCTTGGTCTTGGACAACTTAGAGATTCCCTCAACGACCACTGTGTGCTTGTCCTTGGATTTTGAATATGATGCTGCGACTGCGCTTTTTAAGGCGTTCGAGTACTCTTTGTTATTTACATATTCGACCAGCTTCTTTTCGACCATGTGCGGGTGTGCGCGCTTGCCGCTTACTGCAGAAGGTATTCGCCTTACCCTCCCTAGGGCGCCGCCGCCTAGCTTTTCCCTTGGCCTTATGGCCCTGCCGACGTGCCTCCCTGTTCTGTAAGAGGACATTGCCCCGAAGTACGCTGCTGTTGTCTGCATTCCTGCAAGAACGTAATGCCCCTGCGGCTGGAGCTTCGTAGTCCTTTCAGCCAGGGCTGCCCTTGAAATAAGCCATGGCTTCGGCTCGGCTTCGAACGCGTGCGGCAATTGCACTGTGCCTATGCGTTTCCCGTCAACGTCAATAACTTCAAGTTCCGGCAAGCAGTCACCTTATTATGCTAAGTTTCGGCTCTTTTATGCCACGGCTGTTTCTGTTTTCGACTGACTTCTTCAGTCTTACGATCCTTTTTGCTGGGCCGGGCACTGACCCTTCCAATATGATATAGTCACTTCTTACGAGTCCATAATTCTTAAAGCCCGAGGGTGGGTTTATTTCTTCATTGGATTCCTTTTTGCCCAGTTTAAGTATCCTTTTGTTGTGCTCCGTCCTGTAATTGAAGCCCATCTGGCCTGGCATTGGTACTGTATAGAATGTTTTACCTGGAGTGAATGCGCCAAGCGTGCCGACGTGCCTTATTTTGCCTGTAGCTTTGTGATTGAGTCTTTTTATACCGAAGCGCTTTATCGGGCCCTGCCAGCCCTTGCCCTTGGACACGGAAACTGCATCTACGAATTCGCCGTTCTGGAAAAATTCCTGTGCAGTTATCTCCTTTCCCAGCTTTTCTGAAGCAAATTTTAGCCTTTCTTCGATGTTGCCGCCAGTAATTTGCGCTTCGAATCGCTCTTTGTGGTTTACGCTCGCACCGGTCTGCTTTGGGCTTGACACCACAAGCAACGATACTGCTGTTATTCCGTCTTGCTTTGCAATTTCAGGCAGCTTGGATTCATCAATTTTTGCTTTCTTTGAGCCTATGTGCTGCAGCAATTGCTTGCTGAGTATATCGACTGATGCTTTCCTATATCCTGTGTTCTTGTCTGTTTTGTAAATTCTTATCCCGTAAACTTCCATATGTGGAAGTTCCAGCACAGTGCATGCCTTTATGACCTCTTGCCCTTTTGTAGGAGATTCGCTATCGTCCATTATAGAAACAGACAGCATGCCTGCCTTGTAGGCTACAAGGTTGGATGGGGCTACCGAATCCTGATGCCCTACGCCCCTTATGCGGGGCAGCCTGCGCTGTGCCCGCCTTCTAGGCCAAAACTCTAATGAACCTGCCATTTTGAACACTTATGAATATATATTAGGATTTACAAGATGGG
This genomic interval carries:
- a CDS encoding ribosomal protein S19 family protein, which produces MAERIAYRGRIPAEAAKLSAEAYLSTVKSRQRRWLKRNSLQLRKLNEKVARVIASGNRKPIKTQTREALILPSWVGIQFDIYNGKEYQRLTIEPNMLGHRLGEFVYSTRRVQHSAPGIKATRGSKFLSQK
- a CDS encoding 50S ribosomal protein L2, with product MGKKLRQQRRGKGSNLYRKLPNTFDISVSYDISPEKSTTAEVVDIFNHPGHTAPLMCLMYENFDRSFAIAPEGIKIGDKIYAGPDAKPTLGSILELKDIPEGIPIYNLEATAGDGGKLVRSAGTFAIITSKSSTGATVQLPSKSTTTLNLRCRAQLGMTAGGGITDQPIVKAGKSHYMYHVLNTTWPRNRGVKMNPVDHPFGGKQHHKGKSSMTSRNAPPGRKVGHIAARRVGRKKK
- the rplC gene encoding 50S ribosomal protein L3, translated to MAGSLEFWPRRRAQRRLPRIRGVGHQDSVAPSNLVAYKAGMLSVSIMDDSESPTKGQEVIKACTVLELPHMEVYGIRIYKTDKNTGYRKASVDILSKQLLQHIGSKKAKIDESKLPEIAKQDGITAVSLLVVSSPKQTGASVNHKERFEAQITGGNIEERLKFASEKLGKEITAQEFFQNGEFVDAVSVSKGKGWQGPIKRFGIKRLNHKATGKIRHVGTLGAFTPGKTFYTVPMPGQMGFNYRTEHNKRILKLGKKESNEEINPPSGFKNYGLVRSDYIILEGSVPGPAKRIVRLKKSVENRNSRGIKEPKLSIIR
- the rplD gene encoding 50S ribosomal protein L4, with the protein product MPELEVIDVDGKRIGTVQLPHAFEAEPKPWLISRAALAERTTKLQPQGHYVLAGMQTTAAYFGAMSSYRTGRHVGRAIRPREKLGGGALGRVRRIPSAVSGKRAHPHMVEKKLVEYVNNKEYSNALKSAVAASYSKSKDKHTVVVEGISKLSKTKDFVKFLKAIEVYKEIENMKQKRSSPTGARKYRKLVLVVTSDKEGNFKPAGNIKGVVTSTLSKLTVSALAPGGTTIRNVIWSKNAIEGLDSAIDNAALIKSKKA
- a CDS encoding 50S ribosomal protein L23 — translated: MSNLKYPLATEKAVNMISKNNTLVYIVDSRSTKKEIKDEFERVFKVKVSSVHTVRMPYNDKKAFITLSKDSKASDIAMKLKLV